From the Trifolium pratense cultivar HEN17-A07 linkage group LG4, ARS_RC_1.1, whole genome shotgun sequence genome, the window CCACTAGACGAGGTTGTTCAATGAACATCAGATATAAGCATATTCGACCTCTGTTTAATATCTCCAACAATACTCCCCTATTTGGTTATTTACCATGCAACCAATATAAGTCTTTATACTATTTACTAGTAATGAATTATGTCACACTCGTATCGTATAAGAAAACCCTCGTAAATTTTATGGCAATCAGCTTTCTGAGCATATCTCAATTGGTATagatatcatattatatacCCACGAGtcagaattttattttattttttattttttttatgacaaacaATATTCCCAATTAACTCATTCTAGTAATGATTAGTCGAAAGGCCCATTAACAGTTTCCATAAAATATACAAAGGCCCAATAGAGCAAAAACCCTACACATATATAATATCTCACTAACCATTTTTCTCACACTTAGTTGCTGCGGCTTCTTCTCATTTCACCTCTGAAACCCTAATTCTCTCCAAACCCTTCCACAATGCCGCCAAAGCTCGATCCATCTCAGGTCGTCGATGTTTACGTCCGTGTCACCGGAGGTGAAGTCGGAGCAGCGAGTTCACTCGCTCCAAAGATCGGTCCACTCGGTCTTTCTCCAAAAAAGATCGGAGAAGACATAGCCAAAGAAACCGCAAAAGATTGGAAGGGTCTTAGGGTTACCGTCAAGCTCACCGTTCAGAATCGTCAGGCTAAGGTCTCCGTTGTTCCTTCTGCTGCGGCGCTTGTTATCAAGGCTTTGAAGGAACCTGAACGTGATCGGAAAAAGGTGAAGAATATCAAGCATAATGGTAATATTTTGCTTGATGATGTTGTTGAGATTGCGAGGATTATGAAGCCAAGGTCTATGGCGAAGGAACTTTCTGGTACTGTGAAGGAGATTCTTGGGACTTGTGTTTCTGTTGGTTGCACTGTTGATGGAAAGGATCCTAAGGATTTGCAGCAGGAGATCAATGATGGTGATGTTGAAATTCCTCAGGATTGATTTTTAAACTCTGTTatctgttttgttttatttgtggTTCTTTGATATAATTTTGAGGATTTGTTgaacttttttgtttggtaaTTTACTGTTTTGGATAATTTAGATCATTTTGTGACAGATTTTACCAGCTTAGTTAAATTATCGTTATGGCATATGTTATTTCCATATAATTTTGTTGGTTTTTAATTGTTATGCCTATATTAGTATAGTCATTCTGTTGTATGATTGGTTGCTTGAAGTTTACTACATTGGTATTTCATGTTCTTCGGATTTGTTGTCACCGAAAACTGGGCACCTGTGtttttatatgtttaattaagtAGTTCGTTCTGCGTGTAAGGTCACTTTGTTGGATTGGATGATTGGTAGCTTGAATTTTACTACATTTGCTCGTTGAAATTGGTATTCATGTTTTGCTTTTTGAAATCAGTATTTAATGTTCGATTTGTTGTCACTTTTGTGCGGAGAATCGGGCACCTGTGTATATAGGTTTAATTAGGTAGTGTGTTCTGTGTGTATGGTCACTCTGTTGGGTAATtagtaaattatattttactacatttatttgttgaaattattatgtttatagGTTAGTTAAAGTTGCTCTTGTTAAATTGTTGATTGTACAAATAACATATTTGTTGTGCTGATGTTTGTGTATTGTTTTCTGCGTTTTAGTTATTTTGGCTCATATCGTTAGATAATTTTAACATTAAGTTTATAGCAAAAATTGCCAATTGTCGTTAGGACTTGTGCCATCCTCTTTACAATAGACAGAAGTTGGAGGATGATGggttttaatattttgattaatttttaattaagttagatAATTAAGTTGTACCACTCAATAATCAATTCAAAAACTAGTTTTTCTCTAACATATCTTTGAAAATTGATGATATatattgatatttgattatCTTTGTTTCTGTGATTGTGCATTATCatgtttttgtatatatttctcATTGTTCTGATTTATAACTTGTCTCCATTGTTGAGGATAGCTGTTTCTATTACTATATGTACATCTTTATTTAAACTTCTCGTTTTGCTAATCATAAAAGTGTGTGTTGTTGTATATAATAACCACATAATATAGTCTTATACAATCTCTAATTTTGTGGATGTGATTAGCAAATAATCGAGATATAATGAGATATATTTAGATTATATATAATGCTGTTGTAATTGTTTGCTTTTTGTAAGATTTTTAAACATTTATTCACTTACAAATTGGTTGATGGAAAGTGGTTTGTGAATTCGCTCAATTTAATCACTACACAGAGTTTAAGTTAATGGACATATTTTGTGCCGGATCTATAGGTGTTCAAGAAGTACAGATTTTGTTTGTCAATTAAAAAAGTGAAGTTCCTGTTATCTTATTGTGGTTATGTTCATAAaccagtttttatttttaagtggaGTAGGTTTTGTATGCATAAATTGGGGCATTTTTTGTAACAAAATGCAAGCAATGTGAATTGCTGACTTCTGTTTCCAAACCAAACCTTGATTTTAGCAGATTGATTTTCTCTTTTAGTGTTTTTGCGTTATAAAAGAGATGTATATAAGCTGCTGCCATGATTGTCCCTGTATCACTAATACTTTTTAGGGTTAATCTTTGTTTCATTATTATCCAATTTCCTTCAATTCTGTTGTTTTAGCAAGCAATCAACCCACCCCTTTATGAAAATGTTTACGATGTCCTCatattatcaaaaaatttcCATACCAAACAACCGTTGTCAAAATGAAATATGAATAGGAGTGCATTATATAGCTTGAGTGCTCTTCACCCCTTGTCCATTGCTTACACTATGAAAAAACTACACGCTTGCACTGGCTCATCATCCTTATGAAGAATCTTCGTACCAACACGCGCCACTGTTAGggtttcatccacatcaacaCAAACAACAGCTCATGAACGCCGATCAAATCGGTGAAGCACTTTCGAATGAGAATTATATGAGAAAACGCTATAGAGAAGATCTTTTCAAAGATGATAACAACCAGAACGAAAGTGTTCCTGTTTTTAATGTTTATCAGTTTTGTTAACCGGAACATTTCTcctaaccaaaataaaatttcagatTTGTTTTTAcaacctgaacacttttttcaagtgttctggtaaaaaaaaaacctttaaacaaatcttaaaattATACAAACTGGAACACCtttgaaaagtgttccggtaaattTAACAAACCGAAAAAGTAGAAGAGTTTATCAGAATTGTGGGTTTAAAGGCGTGTACAAAATTCACCCGAAAAGTtagaaaatgataaaataaaaaatgataaaaaatagtataataaaAGAAGGGCAGAGTGGGAATACTCTAACTATCATAGTTAGAGTATCTTAAAATGATAGGACAATGATCCGAAATATCCTCGATAATGCCTAAAGATTTGTATCTCTTCACTTCAATCAGCCAATTTGGAGAAACTAACATCCAATCCAATCTGAAGAGAGGTATATGAAAAAGTCCCAACCTTTGAATGAATAAATTGAACCACataaagtcatcaacaatcaccaAAGGGAATGGTGATATTCCAACCCTTCTCGTTTCCTCCCTTTTCCTTACCGAATTAAAATCTTCCAACACACACCAAAAATCGGCTACCTTCCCATGTTTTGCCACTAAAATCTCCAACtaaagtcttttttttctttctaaataaGTCATACGGTGCATAAACATTGAtaattatacaatttttttgtgaACCTCACTCCAAGCACACCCCCAAATACCCTTTGTATGTAGAATGACCTCACAAATGACCCCTTTGTCTTGTACCACATCGTATTGTATGTTAGTATTACTATCTAATGTCGACATGTGATAGAATTTAATTGTGCAAGTGCGCCATTAATCTCTCGTCAATTTATCATATTGATTTCTTCCATTTTAAGTTGAGAGTcgtgttttgttttgttaaaaaaacgAAGTGGGATATCTAGTGCTCCATGTATCAAAATTTCAACAATTATGACTAAGCAGTAAAGGCCAACCGACTATATTTTGTGTGACATGTATgtcaatattattataagatATGTTTAAGAAATATGTATCTATTACAAGATtatttaataaaagattaaggaaagtgaaaaaacagaaagaaaaaaaaaaaaaaaaagacaaccAACTTGGCAACTTCACTTCTAGCAAAAGAGACTCCCATGACATCCAATAGTAAAATGGAAGCCATTTGTGAAGGagattgcgtaaaaaaaaatcaaagataaaatttatgTTACCGTTAAAAATTATGAGTAAGTTATCTATAATCAATTAAAAATCAGCAACATTTAACTCGAGTAACTATGTCAAATTAAAATTCTAAACATAGTTAGTGGAATACATATGATTggttttaattgattttgtaGCAACTTATCCACAATTTTTCAAGAGCTACctaataatattttcaaataaatagcAGGGAGACTGGGAGAGAATCCGAATAACAAACCACACTCCTATATTAAACCTACAATTTagattccaaacatatatgaaTACCTTAATATTGGAAAAATTTATATCGATCACCACCACGAGCAGTCCATTGTGGATCATTATTGtaaaaagtatataaaattttaagggtaaatagggttttaccccctgcaaaataggtcagttttgcgttacccccctgcaaatttttttttgtgattacccccatgtaaaatgaagattccatcatttacccccctcagtcgataacatggatgttgactggacaaaattgatgacgtgGCACATACAAGTGGAAtgaattcattttatatttatttttttattgtcaattcattaatgattgtataattatttttttttaattaaaaaaaaaaactgaaaaaaaagaagaaaaaaacgatAGTAATTGGGGTTGaaggttcatcttcttcaatattGCTATAATTTCATCATTCtctccaaaaaaaatcaaaaacaacataaacCTGTCATCTTGAACGAAACCAACATAAACCTTCATCGTCACCTTCGCCGAAACCCACAGAAACCTTCATCGTCacctttgatttttgttttcagatCTGGAAAATATTCATTAAACCTAAAGTTCCGGAAAATATTCCTTGTTAACACAAAAAAGTTCATCAAACTGCAGATctgaaaaatattcattaaacttaaattaataactcAAACCTTCATCCAAGAATCGAAGAGTTTtggaaagtttaaattttttgttactttggCTTAGTTTTGTATCGTATAGTTGTGGTTATAGAAGAGAAATAATTTAAGGTTGTTAATaagatgtgaaatttgagagaaatttgggtaagaagattttgttgattgtgtgggatttgatttgtgattataccgagaagaagaagaacaagaatgtttataaataaattctattaacaattttttttaatttctttttctttttgaaaaattaataattatattaagttatttatctacgtggcacaaaaactttaataaaaaatgaatgaaaagccacacatgcatccaacgtcatcaattttgtccagtcaACATCCATGTTGTCGACTgagggggtaaatgatggaatcttcattttacagggggtaatcacaaaaaaaaaatttgcagggggggtaacgcaaaactgacctattttgcagggggtaaaaccctatttacccaaattttaatgacaacatataatatTGTTTCTCAAAAAACATATAATATTGTTGTATAGAAGTATAATTTCAACCACAAAACTAACGGAGTTAGGTCTAAAGAATTTGTGGAAGGGTTTTAGACTTCCACAATGCGATGAACCAAATGTGTATCCGTAAGAATAATAGACCTTGCCTTTCTATTGATTTTTCAATCCTATATATACAATGATGGTTTCTATATTTATTTGCTATATAATCATGACTAATAATAACTAGAATATTTTAATAATGACAAATAATAGTCTAATACACCCCTGTGGTCGAAACGGGAGGCTGACGAATGTTGAAACTATCACGAAAATCATCAAAGAGTGGCGACGAAAGTCCTTTGGTGAAGAAGTCAGCGATTTGGTAATGTGAAGGAACATGCAAGACTCGTACTTGGCCGCGGGCAACTTTTTCACATACGAAATGTATATCCATCTCGATGTGTTTGGTCCGCTGATGTTGAACTGGGTTGCTGGATAGATAAACAACACTCACATTGTCACAATAGACCAAAGTGGCGGTGGTGACTGGGCAATGTAGTTCTAATAGTAAGTTTCTAATCCAACACGATTCAGATACTACATTAGCGACTCCGCGATACTCGGCTTTTGCACTTGACCGAGAGAGAGGGTGTGCCGGCGTTTGGCAGaccatgagattaaattgtCACCAAGATAGACACAGTAACCAGAGGTTGAACGCCTGGTGTCTGGGCAACCAACCCAATCTGCATCAGTGTAGGAAACCAATTTGCTGACAAATGAGGGATACAAGTGAAGGCCGAAATCAATAATGTCGTGAATATACCGAATTATACGCTTCAATGTTGACATATGTTGTGTTTTAGGGTCATGCATGAATAGGCATACCTGATGTATTGCATAAGAAATATCTGGTCTTGTGAAAGTTAAATATTGTAATGCTCCTGCAAGACTTCGATATTCAGTTGGGTCATGATATGAATTCCCAGAAGAACCACTGAGTTTTGCCTTGGTGTCGACTGGGGTGGGCGATGACTTGCAAGAGGACATTATTCTAATAGAATTATTATAATATTCTAATAGTATCAATGTCCAACACGTTTTAaatagaattattatttttttaagcaataatGATGACTCAGAAAAGATAAACAAAGACATCttaactatgttggcaccctttcaattattttaaaaagcGAGCCATCacacaaatattataaaaatgagaagaaaaaaaaaaagaatacaaaATTTGGGGGGACTAGACTAAAACCTAAGTAAGAACTAAATAACGTACTTATAAAACCCAAAGAAAAAACTAGGTGAAGTGAAAAAGAGTAGAGTAATCCAAAGttcaacaaaatttatattcagGAAGACAAAATCGGTTTATAGAAAAAGCATCACATGTATAGTATATGCAAACCTTCAATAGTGAGAAATTATAGGAAACCAAACAAAAGAGTATGAGAAATTTCAACCAcaaagtttaattttaattctaaaacttctataatattttttttttgtttataactctctgttcctaggagaaagagaccctagtagtccagagtccgaccgtgaggtaagtaaagtctgaccaagaaattgttccacccagacCCAGGAATCTAATCCGTATTCTCCCGAAATCCGTCATTTTTGGTGAAggtcattaaccacttgagctcaatgacttgattaatttattttttctttgaatcAACACTATCAACCGTTGCTAAAATGCAAAGTTAAGATTATGAAATTGTAGTATTCAATATTCAATATAAAACAAAGGCAGCCACCGTCCAGTGTAAGAGTCATTATCATGCTACACCggctaaaacaaaaaaatattatatatccATCACTTTTGTTATTGATCATAAAAAATGTGGTGCTCTCTCAGCCATAACATCATACTAatttgtgttaaaaaaatgtcCACATTTTTGTGACGATCACAAATCACTCATTATATTCATCATAGAatagaataatatatacatattaTAACTTCAATGCTGAGATCGATGGCTATGTAAGTGATTGAAAATATTCCTCATTCTCTTAAATTTTTACCCTAAATTTCTCATGATAAAGAtagaataaatattattatttgctAGTCCATGTTAAGAGAGTGGTTGGAAAATTAAGGTCATTATGTAAAGAGGACCAACTATTTTGGTTCGATACAATTATTGGTCATTCTAATTTATTTGGGCTAGCCAAGTCACAttagttaatttatttatttgtttataagtGGAGGATATGTCATGTGCATATAAAATGATTCAGTAATTTTCCCATTTCTTTCCCAATTGGTGCCTCtgaaattattagtattatgttttttcttccAATAACATTACAAAACTTTAAGTCAACAAAATACAAATTGGTAAATACCACAAGGTAAATCGGTCTTTGAGAGGTCATTTGGTTAATGATTTGTTCTTTGATCTAGAAGGATTCAGTTTGAGATTTGATatcgagaaaaaaaaaaccacatgaTATAATGAAGATAAGTATAAACGAATGCTGGtttagtggtgttggcttgagtCATTGAAGTATGCTTCTCTTAAGGTTTCAGGTTCATCcttggtgccaatttcggtgacTAGTCCGTACAGAGCAAAAAATACTATGACTTTAAATGGGGCTCCAGCAAGTGGATGATGAGATTGGTCCCATCGGATTAGTCGGTCTTAGGATCGAATaccaagttaaaaaaaatgtataatgaATAGAACAACTCAACAAAGTCTATTTATAggcttttgtaaaaaaaaaaaggtctatTTATAGGCTAACTAACAAGACTAACTAATTAGTAATTATAACGGTTAATTACAACTAATTACATCTCAATAGCCTTTGGCAAGCTGAAAGATGTTTACAACACTTCCTATCGGgaaaaataatcataaaaattcCCACAATACATAAAAACAAACTGAATtttcaacaaataaataaaagcaaatcaaaatcaactcataataatattttactacCAAATCTgcaataatataatactaaatttgcaatttttacAAGGCGAAATTGCAATCTATCAAACTCTCACACACTAATTGCAATTTTTTACcaggactaaaattgcaaacCATCCCAATTACAACTTTTGCACGGAAAAATTGCAAACCATCCTCAACTGCAATTTTTGCACGGAAAAATTACAAACCCTCCTCTCATGACTCACAACTACCCTAACCGTAAACCTATAAGAATAGAGTTGTTGTGGTTAGCAAAACTCAATATAACTCTCCATATTTATAATAACtttctacttcttttttttttcttccaactactcgatgtgagacttcttggATGAACACCCAGTTTAGCCAATTATAAATTTTGTAGCTTATAAAGGGAATACTGAGACATGCCAGAAATGCATTTTCAGAAATCAAAGCCATAAGTCAAAACACTTAAGTAGTATT encodes:
- the LOC123919955 gene encoding 60S ribosomal protein L12-3 produces the protein MPPKLDPSQVVDVYVRVTGGEVGAASSLAPKIGPLGLSPKKIGEDIAKETAKDWKGLRVTVKLTVQNRQAKVSVVPSAAALVIKALKEPERDRKKVKNIKHNGNILLDDVVEIARIMKPRSMAKELSGTVKEILGTCVSVGCTVDGKDPKDLQQEINDGDVEIPQD